The genomic DNA CTTGAATCTTATTGCACTGAGGTTATTCATACATCAATGTCTGCGGTAAACTGGGAATAAATTTCAAatgtaacatttaaaagaaagctaTGTCTATTGTTCTCATGTCTTCTGTCCCACGGTCCAAGGATTATCATCCATCAGCACTCAGGTTGCCGTATCTTCAGCAGAAGCAGCTCTTCACCACCACGCTCAGCCCAGGATTGCTGAGGAGTATAACGATGGGGTGTATCCCTGTGCACAGGTGAATCACCACCTGCCACATCCAGTACCTGAACTCCTGAAACGGCGTGTCGCTGGCAGAACTCAGCACCAGGGACAGGAAACAGGAGGTGAAAAGGATGACgaaggagaggagggtgaggagagcTTTCACATGGGCCTGTGCTCTGACATCCTGAAGTCCTGAGGAGGCCGAGAGGGTCTTCTTCATGTGTCTTAGCAAAGACACGAGGAGCAAAATCATGAAAATGCTAAAGATGAAAGTAGGGATTGTCCACATAATCATCTTTATAGAAAAGAAGTAGAATTTCTCAAGGGTATTTTTTAAGCTATTCCCAGTGACATTCCAAGGTTGCTGGGTGCTCTTTACAAAACTGTTATATATCAGATAATTGCCTAGGAAACACAGGATGCTTGTTAAGCTTGACATCCCCACTGCACTGAGCAACATGCATGGTACCCACCCGGGCACCCTGTACTTTAGCCAGACAAAGACGGGGTGGGTTAGGGTTGCAATTTTCACACAATAGAAGACACCTAGCAGGGAGCAGAACCAGATGGTGGCAGCAGTCAGGAGGTCCCACATCAAGTTTAGGAGCTGCATTGCAGAGTTGTACGGGAAGACTGTGGGGTTCAGGAAAACGTAAATATTCTTACCTATCACCACCCACTGCAGACAGAAGCGCCCGGCTGCTAGACTGATCAGTAGCTTATTATAAGCAGACAGTGTTCTCCGGAGCACCCATTTCGAGCCCAGTGCTATAACGATGCACCCGTTGCCCACCACTGCCACCAGGGACAACAGGACTAAAATGACAAATAAAGTGATGACTGTCTTATCAGCAGTCTGGCATCCCAGAACTGTGTGGCCTGTGcccatttctcctggagacatGATGGGTCCCATGAAGAGCTATTTGCTGCTCTAAGAAGTCTCTCCAATACGCTTGTCTCTCCATATGCCCTAAGTGGAGAAGTGAAGCCACAGGTGAGGAGgataaaaatgtttcttctcttCAGAACAGATGCAAATATGGCCAAGGATAAGTTTCCAAAGTCTCCCTGCCTACCTGTGAATTTGCCTGATCTCCTGCCTGTCTCCTACCCACTGTCAACATCAGTGTGAATAATGTATCAGGCCCTTGCATATGGTGTCTCTTACATAGGCAGTTTAGCCTCTCTAAGCTGATACCTAAGATCACACACCTGGAGCTACTTGGTAATAAAATCCGCAGAGCGTGCATCCTACTGACTAGTAGAGATCATGTCCATGACGGGGAGTCAGAGGTGACCATCAGGTTCCTGACATCATTCTAGCTGCCgcctcccaccctcaccccaccccaccccacaataTTTAGTTCTTCCAGCAACCCCATGAAACAGGTACAGTAAGAATATCCCTTTGacagaggggtgatgagcaaaggggtcaagaccaggctggggaaacccatagaaacagctgacctgaacaagggggagctcatggaccccagactgatagctgggaaaccagcataggacagttcCAGACCCCCTAAAAGTGGGtatcaatttggaggtctggttaatctatggggcctctggaagtggatcagtatttatccctagtacacaaatggaccttgggagcccactccacatagagggatactctctcagcctagacacacaaggg from Cricetulus griseus strain 17A/GY chromosome 1 unlocalized genomic scaffold, alternate assembly CriGri-PICRH-1.0 chr1_0, whole genome shotgun sequence includes the following:
- the Tas2r60 gene encoding taste receptor type 2 member 60; translation: MGPIMSPGEMGTGHTVLGCQTADKTVITLFVILVLLSLVAVVGNGCIVIALGSKWVLRRTLSAYNKLLISLAAGRFCLQWVVIGKNIYVFLNPTVFPYNSAMQLLNLMWDLLTAATIWFCSLLGVFYCVKIATLTHPVFVWLKYRVPGWVPCMLLSAVGMSSLTSILCFLGNYLIYNSFVKSTQQPWNVTGNSLKNTLEKFYFFSIKMIMWTIPTFIFSIFMILLLVSLLRHMKKTLSASSGLQDVRAQAHVKALLTLLSFVILFTSCFLSLVLSSASDTPFQEFRYWMWQVVIHLCTGIHPIVILLSNPGLSVVVKSCFC